GCATCGAAGCGGTAGTTACTCAGGTGGGCTCCGGCTCGCGTTTGAACGAAAGCGCTAGACTTCGAGGAGCAACGAGTCCATGGACAACACGAGAGTATTCAGAATGGCGTTCGCGAGCGTCTACCCGCATTACATCTCAAAGGCGGAGAAGAAGGGTCGTACGAAGGAGGAGGTGCATGCCATCATTCACTGGCTCACGGGCTACGATGAACAGACGCTGCAACAGCAGATCGACAAGAAGGTCGACTTCGAGACTTTCTTCGCCCGGGCACCACGGATCAACCCAAATGTGTCCAAGATCACCGGCGTGATCTGCGGCTATCGGGTGGAGGAGATCGAGGATAAGCTCATGCAACAGATCCGTTACTTGGACAAGCTGGTGGATGAACTGGCCAGGGGGAAGGCCATGGACAAGATCCTGAGGAAGTGAGCAGGAGCGTCGGTGTTGTAATCGTCGTGTACGAGGCGTTCTCGATGTTGCCCGATGAGCGCGAACGCGGCTTCCAGTTCGTCGACAAACAGGTTCGGAGCGGCGGTTCGATGCTTGCGCCGCCACTCGTCAATCGCCCGGACGTGATGGTCGGCTTCTGGAGTTTCGAACGGTCAGGTTCACCCCTTGCGCCGAAGCTCATCGATGATCGCGGGACGCAGTCCACCTGCTTGCGCGGACGTCCACGATCGCGAGAGCGTCTCGTGCAGGACCGCTACGCGGCGCTCACGCTCATGGAGCCGGGGCTCGAGGTGCTCTCGGTGGAGTTCAAGGTCAACTTCCTCGCCCCGGCAGCGGGCGAGCGCTTCGTTGCGGTGGGCAGGGTGCTCCGGCCCGGCCGGACGCTAACTGTATGCGCGGCCGACGTCCATGTCGAGAAAAGCGGGAGACGAATGCTCATCGCTGCAATGCAGGCGACGATGATCGCGTCCCCTTTCCCCGACCACAAGGCCGTATAAGAACCGGTTACAGCGGCGGTCCGCTGCGCGGCCCGCCGCTGACGGCCAAGATCTCATCCGTGTCATCTCCGAACAAATTCCCAAAAACCGCGCGGGCTCAAGATGGGCAACGGGGCTGCTTCGGCGATATCCAGAAGGTCACGATCGCCCGTAACCAAGACGTCACATCGACCTTCAATCGCAGAAGCCAGGACCCAGCCATCGTCAGGATCCCGAATGGCCACCGGCCCAGCTTTCTTGGGCTTCGCTACGACCTCTTGCCCTCGTATCAGGTCAAGGATGTCCTTGGTGGTGCTAGCGGGTAGCTTGAAGCGGTTGGCCAGCACGTCGTGAAGTTCGTCGAGAATGACGTCGCCGGAAACCAGCTGATGCTCAGCCAGCACATACCGGACGACATCGGCGCACAGCCCGCGAGTGGTAAACGCGGCGACCAGAACATTGGTGTCGAGAAACACTCTCACGAAACATCCCGCATCACGTCCTCGTCGGTCAGGTAGCCGCGGGCTTCAGCGAACGGCAGGGCACGACGTCGGAGTTCCTCGAACCGACGCACCGAAAGCTCGCGTCGGAGGGCCTCCCGGACAATATCGCTTCGCTTCTGGCCAGTTCGCTTACACTGGCGATCGAGCTGGCGCTCGAGATCCTTGTCGAGCCGAATGGTCAGTGTTGATTTCACGTGTTACAGTGTAACACATCAGCAGGGCGCTACTTCGGCGCGCTGCAGTTGCTGGCGGACATCCAGGCCCGCTTCCGTGTGCCGGCCGGCGGAGGGCGGCCGACGGATCCTCATTGGACCGAACGGCGGCTTGTCCCGCTCACATCTCGAACGCTCGAGCGTCTGGAAGCGATCTCTGAAAGCGTTGGAGCGCGCGGTGGCTTGAACGTCGAACCGATGCAGCTTGCGGCCTTGTTATTGGAGAAGACGACCGAGCAGCTCAGTGAGGATGAGGCCAAGGACCTCGTCGCTGCCCGGCGACGAACGAGTCGCTGAGCAAGGTGGGCATCACCGAAGCGAGACGTGAAATGGGCGGGTGCGCCAGGCTGTCTGATGCACCAATCGCCGCTACTCACGCCGCCAACAGCCCTTCAACCCCTCCTGTTCGACAGACCGGCCGCCGAGCAGGCATATTGCTACTCCGCCCCGAGCCCGGCGATCGGATCCACGGCGGAGACGCCGCTGTCGTGCCGCGCCGGCCGCCCGAGCCAGACCCACGCGATGTAATCGACGAGCGGCGGGGTCGCGCCAAGCTCGCGCAGGCGGGTGTTTGCCTGGCCACGATGATAGGTGGAGTGGCTCGTGAGCTGGAACATGGTCTCGGCGAGCGTCGGCGTCTGAAAATCCCGTCCCAGCCGCCGCTCGAAGTGCTTCACCCACGGCATGACGATCGGCTCGGAGAGCCGGGCGCCATCCAGCGTGTCGAGGAAGCGGTCCAGTTCGCGATAGTACGGCTCCGCCCACGCGCGCAGGCTGGCCGGCGTGGGAAACTCGGCGGCGTCCGGGAACGCGACGCGCTCTCCCGTCCACACGTGCAGAAAGGCGCGTTGGGCGACGTGGACGTGGAGCAGCAGCCCGCGGAGACGCTCGTCAAATGGAGCCGCCGAGAGCGGGGCCGTGGCGTCCCAGACCTGCGCGTCGGCCCACTCCATGTGGCGGAAGAGTTCGCGAAGCGAGTCAAGTGAAAACATGGGCGCCACGCTACCGGGCAACGAACTCCGTCGCGGTGTTTCGCGACTTCGGCCGGGAGAGATCGCGGACGTACTTCAGCGCACCTGGCGCGTGATATTTCTCGCGGTGCTGCGCCGTGCCCGCGTGGATGCCGAGCACCATGCCGTCGCGAATCGCGGAGAGCGTGGCGGTGGAGAAGCGTTTGCGCGCCATCTTCAGTCCACGGTGACGCGCACGCCGTGCGTGATCTCGTCGCCATTTGGAGGGCGGTAAGGCCCGCCCTGCCGGCCGATCACGACGGCGCCGTCCCCATAGATCAGGACTCGGGACGATGATGGCCGCAGGGGCCGAGCGGTCGGTGATCATGGGTGCTCGCCGTCGGCGGCGGCACGCAGATCGGCAAGCAGGTCGCGCGCGCGTTCCGCCGCCTCGCGGCGCACCAGGAACTCGGCCGGCTTCGTCACGTTGAGGCCGAACAGCTCCTGCAGGCTCTCGTTCTGGACGATGTACTCGATCTGCTCCTCATCGAGGAGCGACTTGGCGACGGCGATGATACCCGCGTCGCCGGTCGTCAGCACGCGCACAAGCGGTTCCATCGTTTCTTCTCCCGCTGATGGCAGGTCTCGGCGGCCACTGATCGAATCCATCCAGCTGTGCTGGCCTGCATACGGCGCCGATGCTACCTTAAATACATCGGCAAATACATCGGCGTGAAAATCACGGGTCTGCTCCGCGGTCTCATACAGTCTTTTCGCCAAGCCGCCGATAAGCGAGAGGGACCCGTGCCTGTCTTGACCTCTCTTGTCTTTACCGCCCTCCCTCGTCGCGTCACCCGGCCGCTCACCGTTGCGCTGCTCGTCGCGTGGGCGGTGACGATGGGCGCCCTGGTCAATCGCTCGTATCTCCAGGGCACGTCTTCGAACCTCGCAACAGACCTGGCGCGGTACGGATCGCAAGCCACCTGGCGCGGCGTGTACTACCGGGGAGAGAAGATCGGCTTCACGGTCGGCCAGACGACGCCCGCCGATGACGGGTTTGTGATCGAAGAGGACGCGCGACTCCAGATGTCGCTCCTCGGAGCGACGACGGCTGCCATCATCCGGACCACGGCGCGCGTCGATCGTGAGTTCGCCCTGCGATCGTTCGACTTCTCGCTCGATCCGGGCACCGGGCCGATTCGCATCCAGGGGCAGGTCGACGGCACCCGCCTCTCGTTGACGACGACGTCGGCTGCCGGCACGCGTACCGAGACTCGCCAGTTGCCGGAGCCCCCGGCGCTCACCCTCAACCTGGCGCGCCGGCTTGCCGGCGCTGGCCTCACGCCCGGCGCGCGCCACCAGTGGACGATGTTCGATCCCGCAACGCTGCGGAACGCGCCGGTCACCATCGAGGTCGGCAAGCGCGAGCTGGCGGGCGCCGGCCTCAGCCGTGTCCCGGCCTTCAGGGTGCAGATGGATTTCGCCGGGCTGCGCACGACATCGTGGATCACCGACACGGGCGAAGTGGTGCGCGAGGAAAGCCCGATGGGGCTGATGACAATCCGCGAGCCCGCGGAGCGGGCACGCGGCCTCGCGATCTCGGACCGCGTCAGCGCCGATCTCCTGCGCGCCGCGGCCGTCGTGCCCACCTTCGCCGAGCGGGCGCCCCGGATCGATGAGACGCGTGACGTGCTGCGGCTGCGGCTGCGGCTCGATGGCGCGGACCTGCCGGGCGGCGACGCACTGCAGGGAGCGGGGCAGACGGTCCGCGGCAACGAGTTCGAGATTCGCGATCTGCTCGACATGACACCCGGCGCCGTGGATCCGCACGCCGGCCGCCACCTCGCGCCGGAACCGCTCATCGAGAGCGACGCGCCTGAGATCCGCGAGGAAGCGGACCGCGCGATCGCGGGGGCCGCCACGGCCCGGCAGAAAGCCGAGCGCCTGACGAGGTACGTCAACGGGCTGCTGGACAAGAAGCCCACGGTCAGCCTGCCGTCGGCACGCGAGGTGCTGCGAACGAAGGTGGGGGACTGCAACGAGCACACCGCCCTCTACGTGGCGATGGCCCGCGCGGCCGGCATCCCGGCGCGCGTGGCGGCCGGACTGGTGTACGTCCGGGGCGCGTTCTACTATCACGCGTGGCCGGAAGTGTACCTGTCCGACGGAACCAGCCGAGGGCTGTGGCTCCCGGTCGATCCCACGCTCAACCAGTTTCCGGCAGACGCCACCCACGTGCGGCTGGCGCGTGGAGGGCTGGACAAGCAGGCCGCCATCCTGCCGCTCATCGGCCGCATTCGCATCGCGATCACCGACGTGGAGCTTGCTCCCACGGCCACGCGCGTCGTCGCGGGGCGCCGGCAGGACGATCTCGGCACGCTTGACATCCCGCTCGCGCGGCGTCCGGCTCGAGGCCGCTGCGAATGATTGCCATCTCGGATCTCGTCAAGCGTTTCGGCAGCTTCACCGCGGTCGACGGCGTGTCGCTGGACGTGCCCTCGGGCCAGATCCACGGCTTCCTGGGCCCGAACGGCGCCGGCAAGACCACGACCCTGCGGATGATCGCGGGTCTGCTGCGCCCCGACGCCGGGACGATCGTCGTCAACGGCCACGACCTCTCAGCGGAGCCCGAGAAGGCGAAAGCGTCGCTCGGCTTCATTCCGGATCGCCCGTTCATCTATGAGAAGTTGACCGCCGGAGAGTTCCTGCGGTTTCACGGCGGCTTGTACGGCCTCGACGATCGCAACGGTGCGATGGTGGAGCGGTCGCGCGAGATGCTGGAGCTGTTCGAGCTGTCGCGTTGGGAGCACGAGCTGGTTGAGAGCTTCTCGCACGGCATGAAACAGCGGCTGGTGATGTGCGCAGCGTTCCTGCATCGGCCGCGCGCGGTGGTGGTCGACGAGCCGATGGTGGGGCTCGATCCGCGCGGCGCGCGGCTGATCAAGGACGTGCTCAGGAAGATGAGCGAGCGCGGCGTGGCGATTCTGATGAGCACGCACACGCTCGAGGTCGCGCAGGAGATGTGCGACTGCATCAGCATCATCCTCAAGGGGCGCATCATCGCGCGCGGCACGGTCGAGGAGTTGCGCGCCTTGGCCGGGCACCCGGACGAGCATCTCACGTCGGTGTTCCTGAAGCTGACCGGCGGCTCCGCGCTGCAGGAGATCGACGAGATCCTGTGATGGCGACCGTTCAGCCCTTTGCCTATCTGCTGCTGCCGCATCTGTGGTCGTCGCGGAACCGCGCCCGCCGCCGCGAGCTGGGGGACGCCACGCGCGCGGCGGTGTTCGGCGGCATTGCCGTGGCCGTCTGTTCGGCCCTGTTCTGGGCGGCGTCGTGGCTGACGCGGCAGCTGTCCCTGTACGAAGAGCTGGGTGACTACCTGCTGCGCCTGGGTCTTTCGTGGCTGTTCCTGACATTCCTTTCCTTCCTCGCCTTCAGCGGCATCGTCACAGCGCTCTCGACCTTCTTCCTTTCCGAAGACCTGCGGCTCCTGCTCGCCGCGCCGGTTGCGACGCGGCGGCTGTTCTACGCGAGGTTCGCGCGGACGGTCGCGCAGGCGTCCTGGATGGTGGTCATCTTCCTCGCGCCGGTGCTGATCGGCATCGGGCACGCGCGCTGCGCGCCGGCCGGGTTCTACGTGACGTCGTTGCTGGCGGTGGTGCCCTTCTCCGTGATACCCGTGGCGGTGGGAACAGCCGTGACGCTGCTGCTGGTCAATGTCTTCCCGGCGCGGCGCGCGCGCGACATCCTCATGCTCATGGGGCTGCTGTTTGCGGCGGGCCTGGTGGTGCTGCTGCGGGTCATTCGGCCCGAGCGGCTGCTGAACGTGGAATCGCTTCCCGACCTGGCGGACTTTGTCACGACGCTGCAGTCGCCGCTGACGCCGCTGCTGCCGTCGTTCTGGGCGGGCGAGACGATCTTCGCGAGCCTGCAGGGGGGCCGCGACCTGCTCCACGCCGCCGCGTTGTGGACGACCGCCCTTGGCCTGATGGTGCTGCTGCGCGCCGCCAACGAGCGCTGGTATTTCACCGGATTCAGCCGGTCGCAGGAGGCGCCGAAGGCGCGATTCGCAAGGCTGCGGGGCCTCGATGCCGCCGTGTATGCATTGCCGCTGTCGGGCCTCCGCCGGCAGATGCTTCTGAAGGATCTGAAGGTGCTGCTCCGTGACGTGAGCCAGTGGTCGCAGCTCCTGCTGCTCGTCGCGCTGATGCTGATCTACCTGTATAACTTCCGCGTCCTGGACCTGCAGCGCATTCCGTATATCAGCGGATTCGTCAAGAACCTCTACGCGTTCGTGAACCTCGGGATGGCGGGGCTCGTGATGGCGACCGTGTCGGCGCGGTTTGTGTTTCCCGCGGTCTCGCTCGAGGGGGCCGCGTTCTGGATCATCCGGACCGCGCCGGTCTCGCTGCGCGATGTTCTCTGGTCGAAATTCTGGACCGGGTTCGTGCCGCTCTTTCTGATGACCGAGGCGCTCACGATCCTCGCCAACGAGCTGCTCGGCGTCGAGCCGTTCATGAAGGCGGCGTCTGCCTGCGCCGTGCTCTTCATGAGCCTCGCGCTCGTGGGGCTCGCGACGGGGCTCGGCGCCCGCTATCCGCGATTCGGCGCGGCAGCCGCCGAAGCCGCGGGGTCTTACGGCGGCGTGGCGTTCATGATTCAGGCGGTGCTGTACGTCATCGTGATGATTGCCCTCATCGGCTGGCCCTCATCGACCTACGTCTGGGCGCGGGCCCGGCACGTCTCCCTGCCGCCCACCTACCAGCTGCAGATGGCCGCCAGCGTGCTCGCCGCCGCGGGGCTCAGCGTGGCGATCTGGCGGCTCTCCATGAGATCCGGAGTGCGTGCGCTCGAGGAAATGGACCGCGACCGGTCTATTTCGCGAGGATCGTCGCATCGTTCTTGAGCGTCCCCGGTTCAAGCTCAGGGGTTCAGGGGATCGGCGGTTTCTGGGCGCGCATGCGGGCCAGAACGTCGCCGAGCTTTTTGATCTCCTCGCCGTACAACGCCCAGTTTCCATCGCGCTGCGCCTGGATCGCCCGCCCGTAGTGCTCCTGCGCGAGCGCGGCGAGCGATTCCAGGCTCTCGCCGGGGGCCAGCGGCCCGGGCGCCGGGGTCGCCGGCTCAAACGCGGGCAGCGCCGCCGGCGGCAGATCGAAGGCCTCGCGCGGCGGGAGCTGCGCCGCGCCGGCGCCGAAGATCCGATTCGGCGCCACCGGCAGCGACTCTTCCATCACGATCTGGTTCTGGTAGGCGACGATCACCCGTTTCAGCTCGGGGATGCGACCACCGGAGGCGCGCAGATACAGCGGCCGGATGTAGAGCAGCGATTCCTCGATGGGCACCACGAGCAGCGTGCCCTGGATCACCTGAGACCCCTGCTGGTTCCACAGCGTAATCTGCGGGGAGATCACCTGGTCCTGGTTGATCCGCGCGACGATTTGCCGGGGGCCGAAGATGACCTTCTGCTTCGGGAACTGGAAGACAAACAACCGGCCGTAGTGCTCGCCGTCGCTGCGCGCCACCATCCATGCGGCGAGGTTGTCCTTGCGCCGCGGCGTGAACGGGAGCATCTGCAGGAACTCGGGTTCGGTCTCGCCGGGGAGCTTCATGACGGTGTAATACGGCTGCATCACGACCGGCTGCGGCCCGACCTCGATCGCCGGCACCTCCCACTGGTCTTCCTTGTTGTAGAACACGCCCGGGTTCGTCATGTGGTAGGTCGAAAACACGGCCGTCTGAATCGCGAAGATATCTTCCGGGTACCGGAGGTGGCGCCGTAACGACTCGGGCATCTCTTCAAGCGGCTTGAAGAACCCCGGAAAGATGCGCGCAAGCGTCTGGACCAGCGGGTCCGCCGGTTCCGCGACGTAGAACACCGTCGTGCCGTCGTACGCGTCGATGGCAATCTTGACGGCATTGCGGATGTAATTGACGCCGCGCCGCGCCGGCGTCGAGTACGGGTACCGATCCGTCGTCGTATACGCGTCGTACAGCCAGATCAGCCGGCCGTCCACGATGACCAGGTACGGATCCGAATCGAAGGTCAGGAACGGCGCGATCTCGCGCACGCGATCGGCGATCTTCCGGTGGTACAGCACGCGGCTCTGCGACGTGACGACGTCGGTCAGGAGGATGTCGGACGACCGGAAGCGAAGGCTGAACATCAGCCGCCGGAAGAACCCGTTCAGGGGCACGCCGCCACGGCCGCCGTATTCCGTGTAGACGTTGTCGTCGCCGCGGGGGTGGTGGAACTCGCGCGCGCGCGTCTTCACGAGCACGTAATCGCTCGACAGCTCGCCGAAGTACACCGACGGCTGCGAGATGCGCAGGCCGACGGTCGAAACCGGCGGGATGTCCTTGATGAAGAGGACGGGCAGTCCTTCGCTCGTGACCTGGTTCACGGGCCCGAGCGTCAGGCCGTAGCCATGCGTGAAATTCAGCCGGGCGTTCACCCAGCTCCGGTTCTGCAGGCTCTCGCTGTTCAACTCGCGCGCCGAGAGCATGATCTGCCGGTACTTCCCGTTGACGACGTAGCGATCGTTGTCCACGGACACGAAATCGTAGTAGCTGCGGATTTCCTGGATCTGCCCGAAGGTGTCGAGCAGCGGCTGGTGGTCCCAGAGCCGGACGTTCTCGAGCGTGTCCGCGTTCCTGGCGATGTCCGCCTTCGTCAGCGCGGCATCGCCGGACAGCTCCCGTTCCTCGACACGGTCCAGGGCAAAGGCGGTGCGGGTGGCGGCGATGTTGTATTCGATATACGGCAGCTCGCGCACCTGCTCGTTCGGCGCGACGACCATGCGCTGAACGCCCGCGGCATAGAGTTCGCCGCCAATCCAGATCACCAGGTATCCCGCGGCGGCGGCGAGCAGCGGCCACCGGCGCACGGTGAAGGCGTGATAGACGGCCAGCGCGGCGCCCATGCCGAGCACCACGATCGTCACCCGGAGCAGCGGGATCCGCGCGTGGACATCCACGTACGACGCCCCGTGGATGATGTTCGCGGGGGTCACGAGCACGTGCGCCATGTCGAGCCACGCGCCGACGGCCATGAGGACGAACAGGGCGGCGGCCAGCAGGGAAAGGTGGCGCCGCGCCCGTCCGTACGGCGCGCCAACGCCGCGCGTTGTGAGGCCCGCGGCCCCGGCAAGCACGTAGATGCCCGCGCTGACCGCGAGACAGAGCAGCACGAGCGCGAGCGCCATCCCGCGCACGAACTGGTAGACCGGCAGCCGGAACACGTAGAAGGAAATGTCGCGGCCGAAGATCGGATCCTGCGCGCCGAACGGGACCGCATGCCGGAACTGCAGGAACGCGAGCCACTCGCCCGACGCAGGAAGCGCGAGCACGAGCGCCGCGAGGCTCGCAACCACGGTGGCCACGCGGCGGATCTGCGCGCGGTTGAACAGGATCGGCTGCCCCTGCGCGGTCGCACCCACCATCACGTACGGCTGCGTGAGCGAGGCGAGCGCGAGCGCCATGTTTCCCCAGAGCACGATGAACGCCACGAGGAAGGCGGCCGTCCCCACGCCGAACGACACCGACAGGCGCCGCGAGAACAGCGCTTCGTAGCCCACCTCCTTGAACCAGAGCCAGTCGGTGTAGAAACCGGCGACGGAAGGCAGCAGGAAGAAAAGGGTAACCGCTGTCAGAATCAGGGCACCCTTCGTGGATCGGAACCCGGGCACTGCGACATCCTTTCAAGGGACTACGCGCGAAACGTCCCTATTATCCGACACTTCCAGCTGAGCGGGTTTGCCTCCGATCGCGGGCACGTCCTTTGGAGCCGGATTCGCTCCGGGGGCCGGGGCGATGAGGCGTGCGAGGCTTCTGGTGACGGGGTTGCTGGCGTGGGCGGTGGTGTCCGCGGCGGCGCAGGCCGCGCAGGTGTTCCACCAGCCTGAGCCACGGCCGATCGTCACGGCCGACAGCGACGAGTGGTTCCGGCTCGGCGATGCGATCACGTTCGAAGGGGACTTCTACTACCCGGCTGGGCCGCGCGTGTTCTTCGACGGCAACGTGATGGTCCGTACCGGCTTTTATCGCGGCGTGCCGCTCTATGCCGACGCGACGCTCGAACCGTACTCGAAGGTCTTCGTGCCGGTGAGCGGCGGGTTGATGCAGCCGTACGAGCGACGGCGTGCGGGTGAGCTTGCGGGCACCACGGGGAGCCAGGCGCCCTCGTTTCCCGTTGCCGTCGCGGGTGAGCCGGCCGGGGAGCCAGCCGGCGCGAGGCGCATGGCCCCGGAGGCTGTGGGCACGGCGGGGCGCGCGGCCATGAGGCTTCCCTCCGCGCCGGCTCCGGCGGGCGTCGTCGTGCCGCCGCGCGATGTCATCGAGGTGGGGGAGAAACCGAAAGGGCTCAACGAGATCTACGTGATGTATGCCGGCTACCGATGGAAGGCGGCGGGAATGGCGGTGCCGCTGAAAGAAGGGCAGCACATCGTCATCGGCGAGTACAGAGGCTACCCGGTGTACGCGGACCGCGATCTGGGGAAAGATCCCCGCCGAATCTACCTGCCATCGCGAGCCGGCTACATCGCGCCATACGAGAGGGTCGCCGTCTCCACCCCCCGCGCCCCCACCCACGCGAACACGATGCGGTCGCCGCTCCGCGCGATTCGCGGGTAGCCCCTTGCGCGGCTGGCGGCGAGCGAGGCGACGCTGACTGCCTCGTCCCGCCGGCCGTCAGGCCAGACGCGGCGCGCGCGGAACTCGGCGCCGGACTCCAGTTGCTCGATCCAGCCCACCAGCGCGCTGCCGTCAGCCAGCAGCTCCGCATCCACCCGTCCCAACGGGTTGCCGTCGTCCACGCGAACCGGCGCGCCGAAAGTCGCGGCGCCATCTGGGGAAAACGTGACGCTCACGTGCGCATTGGACTCGGGCGCGGCGAACCATGCGAGCGCCACGCGATCGCCAGACGCCGACATCGAGGGCCCGTTGACCGGGCAGCCGGCGATCTGCCAGTTGTCCCGCACGGCGACGCGCCCCTCGCTCCATTTGCCGTCCTCGAAGCGCGACACGTAGATGTCGCGGATTTCGTCCGCGCTGCGGTCGCGGTAGGCGAGCGCGATGCCGCGCGAGGTGCGCACCGCGGAAGTGGGGCAGCAGTCGCAGACGCGATTGTCCACCAGCATTTCCTCGCCCGCTCCATCACCGGAAATTCGCGCGGCGCGCAGCGCCATCTGCCCGTGCGTGCGCCCGTCGAGCCACGCCAGCCCGGCCGACGCTCCATCACCGCCGTCAGGCCACGGGAAGAACGACGCGAACCCGTG
This Acidobacteriota bacterium DNA region includes the following protein-coding sequences:
- a CDS encoding DUF2200 domain-containing protein; the encoded protein is MDNTRVFRMAFASVYPHYISKAEKKGRTKEEVHAIIHWLTGYDEQTLQQQIDKKVDFETFFARAPRINPNVSKITGVICGYRVEEIEDKLMQQIRYLDKLVDELARGKAMDKILRK
- a CDS encoding PaaI family thioesterase, giving the protein MLAPPLVNRPDVMVGFWSFERSGSPLAPKLIDDRGTQSTCLRGRPRSRERLVQDRYAALTLMEPGLEVLSVEFKVNFLAPAAGERFVAVGRVLRPGRTLTVCAADVHVEKSGRRMLIAAMQATMIASPFPDHKAV
- a CDS encoding putative toxin-antitoxin system toxin component, PIN family; its protein translation is MRVFLDTNVLVAAFTTRGLCADVVRYVLAEHQLVSGDVILDELHDVLANRFKLPASTTKDILDLIRGQEVVAKPKKAGPVAIRDPDDGWVLASAIEGRCDVLVTGDRDLLDIAEAAPLPILSPRGFWEFVRR
- a CDS encoding ribbon-helix-helix protein, CopG family is translated as MKSTLTIRLDKDLERQLDRQCKRTGQKRSDIVREALRRELSVRRFEELRRRALPFAEARGYLTDEDVMRDVS
- a CDS encoding DinB family protein — encoded protein: MFSLDSLRELFRHMEWADAQVWDATAPLSAAPFDERLRGLLLHVHVAQRAFLHVWTGERVAFPDAAEFPTPASLRAWAEPYYRELDRFLDTLDGARLSEPIVMPWVKHFERRLGRDFQTPTLAETMFQLTSHSTYHRGQANTRLRELGATPPLVDYIAWVWLGRPARHDSGVSAVDPIAGLGAE
- a CDS encoding DUF2007 domain-containing protein, with translation MEPLVRVLTTGDAGIIAVAKSLLDEEQIEYIVQNESLQELFGLNVTKPAEFLVRREAAERARDLLADLRAAADGEHP
- a CDS encoding transglutaminase domain-containing protein; its protein translation is MPVLTSLVFTALPRRVTRPLTVALLVAWAVTMGALVNRSYLQGTSSNLATDLARYGSQATWRGVYYRGEKIGFTVGQTTPADDGFVIEEDARLQMSLLGATTAAIIRTTARVDREFALRSFDFSLDPGTGPIRIQGQVDGTRLSLTTTSAAGTRTETRQLPEPPALTLNLARRLAGAGLTPGARHQWTMFDPATLRNAPVTIEVGKRELAGAGLSRVPAFRVQMDFAGLRTTSWITDTGEVVREESPMGLMTIREPAERARGLAISDRVSADLLRAAAVVPTFAERAPRIDETRDVLRLRLRLDGADLPGGDALQGAGQTVRGNEFEIRDLLDMTPGAVDPHAGRHLAPEPLIESDAPEIREEADRAIAGAATARQKAERLTRYVNGLLDKKPTVSLPSAREVLRTKVGDCNEHTALYVAMARAAGIPARVAAGLVYVRGAFYYHAWPEVYLSDGTSRGLWLPVDPTLNQFPADATHVRLARGGLDKQAAILPLIGRIRIAITDVELAPTATRVVAGRRQDDLGTLDIPLARRPARGRCE
- a CDS encoding ABC transporter ATP-binding protein produces the protein MIAISDLVKRFGSFTAVDGVSLDVPSGQIHGFLGPNGAGKTTTLRMIAGLLRPDAGTIVVNGHDLSAEPEKAKASLGFIPDRPFIYEKLTAGEFLRFHGGLYGLDDRNGAMVERSREMLELFELSRWEHELVESFSHGMKQRLVMCAAFLHRPRAVVVDEPMVGLDPRGARLIKDVLRKMSERGVAILMSTHTLEVAQEMCDCISIILKGRIIARGTVEELRALAGHPDEHLTSVFLKLTGGSALQEIDEIL
- a CDS encoding UPF0182 family protein codes for the protein MPGFRSTKGALILTAVTLFFLLPSVAGFYTDWLWFKEVGYEALFSRRLSVSFGVGTAAFLVAFIVLWGNMALALASLTQPYVMVGATAQGQPILFNRAQIRRVATVVASLAALVLALPASGEWLAFLQFRHAVPFGAQDPIFGRDISFYVFRLPVYQFVRGMALALVLLCLAVSAGIYVLAGAAGLTTRGVGAPYGRARRHLSLLAAALFVLMAVGAWLDMAHVLVTPANIIHGASYVDVHARIPLLRVTIVVLGMGAALAVYHAFTVRRWPLLAAAAGYLVIWIGGELYAAGVQRMVVAPNEQVRELPYIEYNIAATRTAFALDRVEERELSGDAALTKADIARNADTLENVRLWDHQPLLDTFGQIQEIRSYYDFVSVDNDRYVVNGKYRQIMLSARELNSESLQNRSWVNARLNFTHGYGLTLGPVNQVTSEGLPVLFIKDIPPVSTVGLRISQPSVYFGELSSDYVLVKTRAREFHHPRGDDNVYTEYGGRGGVPLNGFFRRLMFSLRFRSSDILLTDVVTSQSRVLYHRKIADRVREIAPFLTFDSDPYLVIVDGRLIWLYDAYTTTDRYPYSTPARRGVNYIRNAVKIAIDAYDGTTVFYVAEPADPLVQTLARIFPGFFKPLEEMPESLRRHLRYPEDIFAIQTAVFSTYHMTNPGVFYNKEDQWEVPAIEVGPQPVVMQPYYTVMKLPGETEPEFLQMLPFTPRRKDNLAAWMVARSDGEHYGRLFVFQFPKQKVIFGPRQIVARINQDQVISPQITLWNQQGSQVIQGTLLVVPIEESLLYIRPLYLRASGGRIPELKRVIVAYQNQIVMEESLPVAPNRIFGAGAAQLPPREAFDLPPAALPAFEPATPAPGPLAPGESLESLAALAQEHYGRAIQAQRDGNWALYGEEIKKLGDVLARMRAQKPPIP